One Polaribacter sp. SA4-12 genomic window carries:
- a CDS encoding glycoside hydrolase family protein: MNKLLAFILLTISFSNISAQTPNTFKNPILPGFYPAPSICRVGDTYYMVNSSFEWFPGLPIHKNKDLVNWETITSKDILEKDPKPELNIGAMVQPVPEEYKFIDSNYHIWGASTVKGNDGLYHMYYSRWKYELGHMGWVTDSEVAYAIADKAEGPYKHVNVALPARGKEFWDGTTTHNPTVFKKDGKYYLYYMGTTSSVEAVQPTSMKNKDWWKYRNGQRIGVAWSENPAGPWNRLNKPVIDVSDNPTAPDALITSNPAINIAPDGKIFAVYKAVGKHEGWKPVDMESDDTWHVSKGSRVRYMVAFADNPKGPFTKHDETIFEMKGSEDEHMIAEDPFVFSLNGKYYAIVTDIKGKFTGDWGALALMESNNGYDWAQAKHPLVLPSKILKTDGTRTEYKVERPQLLVEDGVPTFLYGALGIKVNGVHRGHACNLRIKLEKK; the protein is encoded by the coding sequence ATGAACAAACTACTTGCTTTTATCCTGTTAACAATTAGTTTCAGCAACATTAGTGCTCAAACTCCCAATACATTTAAAAATCCCATATTACCTGGGTTTTACCCCGCCCCATCTATTTGCAGAGTTGGAGACACCTATTATATGGTCAATTCGAGTTTTGAATGGTTTCCTGGCTTGCCAATTCATAAAAATAAAGACTTAGTTAATTGGGAGACAATTACCTCTAAAGATATTTTAGAAAAAGACCCCAAACCAGAACTAAACATTGGAGCCATGGTACAACCTGTCCCAGAGGAATATAAATTTATCGATTCCAACTATCACATTTGGGGAGCATCAACAGTGAAGGGCAACGATGGCTTATATCACATGTACTATTCCCGTTGGAAATACGAGTTAGGGCACATGGGTTGGGTAACCGATTCGGAAGTAGCTTATGCTATTGCAGATAAAGCCGAAGGCCCTTATAAACATGTAAATGTTGCGCTACCAGCCCGAGGTAAAGAATTTTGGGATGGAACAACAACCCATAATCCCACGGTCTTTAAAAAAGATGGTAAATATTATTTGTATTACATGGGAACAACATCGTCTGTTGAGGCTGTACAACCCACATCCATGAAAAACAAGGATTGGTGGAAATACAGAAATGGTCAAAGAATAGGTGTGGCTTGGTCTGAAAATCCAGCTGGCCCTTGGAATCGTTTAAACAAACCCGTTATTGATGTTAGCGATAACCCAACAGCACCAGATGCTTTAATAACATCGAATCCTGCCATAAACATTGCCCCTGATGGAAAAATATTTGCAGTTTACAAAGCCGTTGGAAAGCACGAAGGGTGGAAACCAGTAGATATGGAAAGTGACGATACTTGGCACGTTTCTAAAGGAAGTCGCGTACGCTATATGGTAGCTTTTGCTGATAATCCTAAGGGACCATTTACTAAACATGATGAAACAATTTTTGAAATGAAAGGATCGGAGGATGAACACATGATTGCTGAGGACCCTTTTGTTTTTAGCCTTAACGGAAAATATTATGCAATTGTTACCGATATCAAAGGTAAATTCACGGGCGATTGGGGTGCCCTCGCCCTTATGGAGTCGAACAATGGATATGACTGGGCACAGGCAAAACACCCGCTGGTTTTACCTAGTAAAATTTTAAAAACCGATGGTACACGAACCGAATATAAAGTTGAACGACCACAATTATTGGTTGAAGATGGAGTACCCACCTTCTTATATGGAGCACTAGGGATAAAGGTAAATGGTGTTCATCGTGGACATGCATGTAATTTGAGAATTAAACTAGAAAAAAAATAA
- a CDS encoding family 43 glycosylhydrolase produces MNKNKIILLLVAVIASFQLMAQNPIVTHMFTADPTARVFNGKLYVFPSTDVVCDEGKGENGFCMPSYNVFSTKNLTNWTDHGKIIDQTDVPWGKKDGFGMWAPDCVEKDGIYYYYYPAPPLDKSGFRRVGVATATNPEGPYKLEKTYIEGVNGIDPNVLIDDDGKAYIYFGGGKELFVAELNDDMKSIKGEAKLIEGLPKGYKEGSFMFKKNGTYYFTFPHDKSGSEEIAYATGTNPKGPFEYKGMIMERFKDGIWTNHHSILEYKKQWYIFYHHHDISNNQHLRSMRADSLFFDKKGKILEKKATLRGIGLTSTDKPIQIDRYSDAKGLKVSRLKDKNVVGWNLDYIKPNAFVTYNSVDFCDRYKKITYRVASGSKGGKIKLYIDNKLISTTEVTNTGNWNTWKEVTTNINKKIKGVKDIKLVFEGDDEYLMNIDWVKFE; encoded by the coding sequence ATGAACAAAAATAAAATTATCTTATTGTTAGTTGCCGTAATTGCAAGTTTTCAATTAATGGCGCAAAACCCTATCGTTACACACATGTTTACAGCAGATCCTACTGCTCGTGTTTTTAACGGAAAACTATATGTATTTCCTTCAACAGATGTTGTTTGTGATGAAGGTAAAGGAGAAAACGGGTTTTGTATGCCTTCATACAATGTTTTTTCAACTAAAAATTTAACAAATTGGACTGATCATGGTAAAATAATCGATCAAACGGATGTGCCTTGGGGAAAGAAAGATGGATTTGGAATGTGGGCACCAGATTGTGTTGAAAAAGACGGAATTTACTATTACTACTACCCTGCTCCACCTTTAGATAAAAGTGGTTTTAGACGTGTTGGAGTTGCAACTGCAACGAATCCAGAAGGTCCTTATAAATTAGAAAAGACTTATATTGAAGGTGTAAATGGTATCGATCCAAATGTTTTAATTGACGATGATGGAAAAGCATACATCTATTTTGGCGGTGGAAAAGAATTATTTGTTGCTGAATTAAATGACGATATGAAATCAATTAAAGGGGAAGCAAAATTAATTGAAGGTTTACCTAAAGGATATAAAGAAGGTTCATTTATGTTTAAGAAAAACGGAACTTATTATTTTACATTTCCTCACGATAAATCAGGATCTGAAGAAATTGCTTATGCAACAGGAACAAATCCTAAAGGTCCTTTTGAGTATAAAGGAATGATTATGGAGCGTTTTAAAGACGGAATTTGGACAAATCATCATTCTATTTTAGAGTACAAAAAACAATGGTATATTTTCTATCATCATCACGATATTTCTAACAATCAACACTTACGTTCTATGAGAGCAGACAGTTTGTTTTTTGATAAAAAGGGAAAGATTTTAGAGAAAAAAGCAACCTTAAGAGGTATTGGTTTAACAAGTACAGATAAGCCTATTCAAATTGATCGTTATTCTGACGCAAAAGGTTTAAAAGTTAGCAGACTTAAAGACAAAAATGTTGTTGGTTGGAATTTAGACTATATTAAACCTAACGCTTTTGTAACTTATAATTCTGTTGATTTCTGTGATCGTTATAAGAAAATAACATACAGAGTTGCTTCTGGTTCTAAAGGAGGAAAAATAAAATTATATATAGATAACAAACTAATTTCTACAACAGAAGTTACTAATACTGGTAATTGGAATACTTGGAAAGAAGTTACAACAAACATCAACAAAAAAATAAAAGGTGTTAAAGACATCAAACTAGTGTTTGAAGGTGATGATGAATACCTAATGAATATTGATTGGGTAAAATTTGAATAG
- a CDS encoding helix-turn-helix domain-containing protein, with translation MEQYYTTFTIRLPNKLSIYQLYNFNIEVKASSFHYELFKKLCSANPNMSLPSGNPLEYQKMNLNAFKNKQNGSKENLISSGIISLLLSEFINSTKMELKTESMNKIPESILFIHQNLSNRLNISELSAKYSMSSDHYTRKFKELTKQNPIDYINRQRIEKALLLLNTTSYSCKEIGYQCGFNSNTYFSKMFKKYVKFSPNDYRASLDNL, from the coding sequence ATGGAGCAATATTATACTACATTTACTATTCGACTACCTAATAAACTAAGCATTTATCAATTGTATAACTTTAATATTGAAGTAAAAGCGAGTTCATTTCATTATGAATTGTTTAAAAAGTTGTGTTCAGCAAATCCTAATATGAGCTTACCTTCAGGTAATCCTTTGGAGTATCAGAAGATGAATTTGAACGCATTTAAAAATAAGCAAAATGGTTCAAAAGAGAATTTAATTTCAAGTGGTATAATTAGCTTATTACTGTCTGAGTTTATAAACTCGACTAAAATGGAGTTGAAAACTGAATCAATGAATAAGATTCCCGAATCTATTTTATTCATTCATCAAAATTTGAGTAATCGTCTTAATATATCTGAGTTATCAGCAAAATACTCGATGTCATCGGATCATTATACAAGAAAATTTAAGGAATTGACAAAACAAAATCCTATCGATTATATCAATAGGCAGCGAATTGAAAAAGCACTCTTATTATTAAATACAACATCTTATTCATGTAAAGAAATTGGATATCAATGTGGTTTTAATAGTAATACTTATTTTAGTAAAATGTTTAAAAAGTATGTTAAGTTTTCACCCAATGATTACAGAGCTAGTTTAGATAATTTATAA
- a CDS encoding MaoC/PaaZ C-terminal domain-containing protein — protein MPENTPLSQHKDIPLYNTETWMYEDFKIGQKDRSISRTISEGEAMMFNGLVLDMHPYVGDQKFAEEEGLFGKRLVAGAMVFSLGLGLMANNNVNTFSYGYDKLRFIKPVFIGDTIYTVRTHLNKTPKYDEMGLITVSYEIYKQPGELVLYCEHLQTVKYRNPSDIIR, from the coding sequence ATGCCAGAAAACACACCATTATCACAGCATAAAGACATTCCATTATACAATACAGAGACATGGATGTATGAAGATTTTAAAATAGGTCAAAAAGACAGATCAATAAGTAGAACCATATCAGAAGGAGAAGCAATGATGTTTAATGGGTTGGTATTAGATATGCACCCTTATGTTGGAGACCAAAAATTTGCAGAAGAAGAAGGTCTGTTTGGAAAAAGATTAGTAGCTGGCGCAATGGTTTTTAGTTTAGGATTAGGGCTAATGGCCAATAACAATGTCAACACCTTTAGTTACGGCTACGATAAATTACGATTTATTAAACCTGTTTTCATTGGTGATACTATTTATACAGTTAGAACTCATTTAAATAAGACGCCAAAATATGACGAAATGGGTCTTATAACAGTAAGTTACGAGATATATAAGCAACCTGGAGAATTGGTATTGTACTGCGAGCATCTGCAAACTGTAAAGTATCGAAATCCTAGTGATATTATTCGTTAA
- a CDS encoding DUF7402 domain-containing protein codes for MKPIFFILLSFTINTLLAQENVKFKYIEIPDRMPEGFVWESKIPDDCPFEQSDLFNRVYFSGKFGDYLCGDTFYPTWAEDGNLYSPWTDGVTDQIRSTSYNKKDPTNIVTGHAVIKGDDPLRLDIRNTSYPKKAEAIPYQGRYPAGSLIYDGIWYYATYCLTSGNAEEYSNPVHNGFRYNWPVLGPIPGFQISYDKGKTWTDSPLTPEEPLFPEPKKKFGAVKMGAPHFVDFGKNMEYSPDGKAYLLGMGALDNDPEPRPCIHKKFGVEYEISHECPDTEFKHANLSWISADQIYLSRVKPSPKTMNNIKAYEFFAGHDLKGKAIWSDDYDDIKPLLEWNNNMGCVTATYFPGLKKYIMCITDGWPTTASMDSYFLESDKITGPWKIITYMENFGEQSYFLNLPSKFISPDGKNAWLCHSANFWSGGNGISLEFKPFGGKYGLSLHELRFLSKDEEDPVNPTKQAEDIYAGNIATQAKVTLSSNDQADKIDITDQKIPVFESFDGNTWPNVGNKSGEWVKLEWDKKQHINKIILVDHPDVYGSVLSGLLTFSDGTFIHIDKELPTSACEGLQINFPTKNVKWVKFTILKTYTQRAKKIGISEFAVFKSNQ; via the coding sequence ATGAAACCTATTTTTTTTATTCTTTTATCTTTTACTATTAATACATTGCTAGCACAGGAAAATGTAAAGTTTAAATATATCGAAATTCCTGACAGAATGCCTGAAGGTTTTGTTTGGGAGTCAAAAATACCAGATGATTGCCCATTTGAACAATCTGATTTATTTAACAGAGTTTACTTTTCAGGAAAGTTTGGTGATTATTTATGCGGCGATACCTTTTATCCGACATGGGCTGAAGATGGAAACCTATATTCTCCATGGACAGATGGAGTAACAGATCAAATACGTAGTACTTCATATAATAAAAAAGATCCCACTAATATAGTAACCGGACATGCAGTAATAAAAGGAGATGATCCTTTGCGTTTAGACATAAGAAATACATCATATCCCAAAAAGGCTGAAGCAATACCTTACCAAGGCAGATACCCAGCAGGATCCCTAATATATGACGGTATTTGGTATTACGCAACCTATTGTTTAACGTCTGGAAACGCTGAAGAATATTCAAATCCTGTTCACAACGGTTTTAGATACAACTGGCCAGTATTAGGACCTATCCCTGGTTTTCAAATATCATACGACAAAGGCAAGACATGGACCGACTCACCACTTACACCCGAAGAACCACTTTTTCCAGAACCTAAAAAGAAGTTTGGTGCTGTAAAAATGGGCGCTCCACACTTTGTTGATTTTGGCAAGAACATGGAATATTCTCCTGACGGAAAAGCTTATTTGTTAGGAATGGGAGCTTTAGATAATGACCCAGAGCCTCGCCCTTGCATCCACAAAAAGTTTGGTGTAGAATATGAAATTAGCCATGAATGCCCAGATACCGAATTCAAACACGCCAACCTTAGCTGGATTTCAGCTGATCAGATATACCTTTCTCGAGTTAAGCCATCACCAAAAACAATGAACAACATAAAGGCCTATGAATTTTTCGCAGGACATGACCTAAAAGGAAAAGCCATTTGGAGTGATGATTATGACGATATAAAACCTTTGTTGGAGTGGAATAATAACATGGGATGTGTTACTGCTACCTATTTTCCTGGCTTAAAAAAATACATCATGTGTATTACTGACGGTTGGCCTACAACAGCATCCATGGATTCATATTTCCTTGAATCTGATAAAATTACAGGTCCATGGAAAATAATTACATACATGGAAAACTTTGGCGAACAGTCTTATTTCCTTAATTTGCCGAGTAAATTTATCAGCCCGGATGGTAAAAATGCCTGGCTTTGTCATTCCGCTAACTTTTGGAGTGGCGGAAACGGAATCAGTTTGGAGTTTAAACCTTTTGGCGGAAAATACGGACTTAGTTTACACGAATTACGTTTTCTATCCAAAGACGAAGAAGATCCGGTAAATCCGACAAAACAAGCAGAAGATATCTATGCAGGAAATATTGCCACACAGGCTAAAGTAACGCTAAGTAGCAACGATCAAGCAGATAAAATTGACATAACAGATCAAAAAATTCCTGTATTCGAAAGTTTCGACGGAAACACCTGGCCAAATGTAGGAAATAAATCGGGCGAATGGGTAAAACTCGAGTGGGATAAAAAGCAGCATATTAATAAAATAATATTGGTAGATCATCCTGATGTTTATGGATCTGTTCTATCAGGTTTGCTAACATTTAGCGACGGTACTTTTATTCATATCGATAAAGAACTACCAACCTCTGCATGTGAAGGACTGCAAATTAATTTTCCAACAAAAAATGTAAAATGGGTTAAATTCACTATTCTAAAAACCTACACACAACGAGCTAAAAAAATTGGAATTTCTGAATTTGCAGTTTTTAAATCAAACCAATAA
- a CDS encoding right-handed parallel beta-helix repeat-containing protein, which produces MNKLFIFILAFITPLAIFATEYHVSKTGNNKNLGTQESPFLTIQSAANIANPGDTITVHEGIYREWVNPLRGGLSDNERIVYRAATGEKVEIKGSEVISGWKKVENGVWRVKIPNTFFKDYNPYKDTIMGDWFKDWGRIHHTGDVYLNGKSLFEKEKLDLVLNSNDTHKSKKLGSGYTWYCESDSENTTIWANFHNFNPNKELIEINVRKTCIYPSKPGINYITISGFDVSQAATQWAAPTAEQIGMIATHWNKGWIIENNKIHDSRCSGITLGKEKSTGHNVWLADPSIDGSVHYLEVTFNALRAGWNKKNIGSHIVRNNEIYNCEQTGICGSFGAAFSIIENNHIHHIWTKRQFAGAELAGVKIHGGIDLVLRKNRVNDCGRGYWLDWMTQGVRISQNLMYNNDREDMYFEVNHGPYLVDNNILLSKVGLVNQSSGGAFVHNLFAGETKIWAEPNRFTPYQLPHSTEIAGVSGISSGDNRFYNNIFVGIGVGKGNNKINVNLYGLSTLNDSLQLAWESPKKRKIIIPSFVNNNVYFNGALPYKSEESFINKQNFNPELKMVQEDGNIYLNINLSELLPIVDKQFVTTSLLGKTQISKAAYENTDGSPLSVNQDYWGNTRSTDKLLPGPFSNINISTTKIKVW; this is translated from the coding sequence ATGAACAAACTATTTATTTTTATCCTCGCATTTATAACGCCTTTAGCCATATTTGCTACGGAATATCATGTATCAAAGACTGGTAACAACAAAAATCTAGGCACGCAAGAGTCTCCATTTTTAACCATACAATCAGCTGCTAACATTGCAAATCCCGGTGATACAATTACTGTACACGAAGGAATTTATCGCGAATGGGTTAATCCCCTTCGAGGTGGTTTAAGTGATAATGAAAGAATTGTATATCGTGCTGCCACAGGAGAAAAAGTTGAGATTAAAGGTTCAGAAGTAATCTCAGGTTGGAAAAAAGTGGAAAATGGTGTTTGGAGAGTTAAAATTCCAAATACTTTCTTTAAAGATTATAATCCATATAAAGACACCATTATGGGTGATTGGTTTAAGGATTGGGGACGAATTCATCACACCGGTGATGTCTATTTAAATGGAAAATCTCTGTTCGAAAAAGAAAAATTAGACTTGGTATTAAACTCAAATGACACCCATAAAAGCAAAAAATTAGGATCAGGCTATACCTGGTATTGCGAAAGTGATTCTGAGAACACAACTATTTGGGCTAATTTTCACAATTTCAATCCTAATAAAGAACTTATAGAAATTAATGTTCGTAAAACTTGTATTTACCCAAGTAAACCTGGTATAAATTACATAACAATTAGTGGATTTGATGTTAGTCAGGCAGCAACTCAGTGGGCAGCCCCAACAGCAGAACAAATAGGGATGATTGCTACACACTGGAATAAAGGATGGATTATTGAAAATAATAAGATTCACGACTCCAGATGCTCGGGAATAACCTTAGGGAAGGAGAAAAGCACAGGCCATAATGTATGGTTAGCCGACCCAAGTATTGATGGTTCAGTTCATTATTTAGAAGTAACTTTTAATGCTCTACGTGCAGGATGGAATAAAAAAAATATAGGTTCACATATTGTACGAAATAATGAAATTTATAATTGTGAGCAAACGGGTATTTGTGGAAGCTTTGGTGCTGCTTTTAGTATTATTGAAAATAATCACATTCACCATATTTGGACAAAAAGGCAATTTGCCGGTGCAGAATTAGCAGGAGTAAAAATTCATGGGGGAATCGATTTGGTACTTCGAAAAAACAGAGTGAATGATTGTGGTAGAGGGTACTGGTTAGATTGGATGACACAAGGAGTTCGTATATCTCAAAATTTGATGTACAACAACGACCGGGAAGATATGTACTTCGAAGTAAACCATGGACCATACCTTGTAGACAACAATATTCTATTATCTAAAGTAGGCCTTGTTAATCAATCGAGCGGAGGTGCTTTTGTACACAATCTATTTGCTGGTGAAACAAAAATTTGGGCAGAACCTAACAGGTTTACACCTTATCAACTGCCCCACTCTACCGAAATAGCCGGCGTTTCTGGAATTTCTTCGGGAGACAATCGTTTTTACAACAATATTTTTGTCGGCATTGGAGTTGGCAAGGGTAATAATAAAATAAATGTTAATCTTTATGGTTTGTCAACACTTAACGATTCTTTACAATTGGCTTGGGAAAGTCCTAAAAAGCGAAAAATAATTATTCCGTCTTTTGTTAATAATAATGTTTATTTTAATGGTGCACTTCCATATAAAAGCGAAGAAAGCTTTATAAACAAACAGAATTTTAATCCAGAATTAAAAATGGTGCAAGAAGATGGTAATATTTATTTAAACATTAATTTGAGTGAGCTTTTACCTATTGTGGATAAACAATTCGTTACAACTTCTTTGTTAGGGAAAACACAAATTTCAAAGGCGGCTTATGAAAACACCGATGGTTCTCCTTTGTCTGTTAACCAAGATTATTGGGGTAATACGCGTTCAACTGATAAATTACTTCCCGGTCCTTTTTCAAATATTAATATTTCAACTACTAAAATTAAAGTGTGGTAA
- a CDS encoding sulfatase-like hydrolase/transferase yields the protein MKVKKKEKPNIIIILTDDQGWADVGFNGATDIPTQNLDRIAKEGVVFSKGYVSHPYCSPSRAGLLTGRYQARFGHDCNMPYEGENDDTIGTPLSEKMISEALKEQGYTTSAIGKWHVGDHPNLHPNKQGFDHWFGFPGGAMNFWGIPNGPLRTIYRNGKEVSQEELSYLTDDFTNEAIEFINKNDKKPFFMYLAYNAPHAPDHATKQYLENTKHIEYAGRNIYGAMVNAVDVGVGRIDSTLKAKGIKDNTVIVFLSDNGGRLEHADNRPNRGHKGMLFEGGIKVPFFISWPKGLKENQVYNNPISSLDLFPTLLNIAGGNSELENQLDGKDLIPYINKTNTDKPHEALFWRSSGGFEYAVRKGNYKLYKSAYKEKTLLFDLEKDPKERYDISDTNSNIIKELEEDYKLWDSNNLDPGWFDPHAENVIKEEQKLNKTKRNSLHPKLRNQ from the coding sequence ATGAAAGTTAAAAAAAAAGAAAAACCCAATATCATCATTATTCTTACAGATGATCAAGGTTGGGCGGATGTTGGTTTTAACGGAGCAACAGATATTCCTACACAGAATTTAGATAGAATTGCTAAAGAAGGTGTTGTCTTTTCTAAAGGATATGTTTCGCATCCTTATTGCAGTCCTTCTAGAGCAGGTTTGTTAACTGGTAGATATCAAGCAAGATTTGGGCACGATTGTAATATGCCTTATGAAGGTGAAAATGATGATACTATTGGAACGCCTTTATCAGAAAAAATGATTTCTGAAGCTTTAAAAGAACAAGGTTATACAACAAGTGCAATTGGTAAATGGCATGTTGGAGATCATCCAAATTTACACCCAAACAAACAAGGTTTTGATCATTGGTTTGGTTTTCCTGGTGGAGCAATGAATTTTTGGGGAATACCTAATGGTCCTTTAAGAACTATTTACAGAAATGGAAAGGAAGTTTCGCAAGAAGAATTATCTTATTTAACAGATGATTTTACAAATGAAGCTATCGAATTTATCAATAAAAATGATAAAAAACCATTCTTTATGTATTTGGCATATAATGCTCCTCACGCTCCAGATCATGCAACAAAACAATATTTAGAAAACACAAAACATATAGAATATGCAGGTAGAAATATTTACGGAGCAATGGTAAACGCTGTTGATGTTGGTGTTGGGAGAATTGATTCTACATTAAAAGCAAAAGGTATTAAAGACAACACAGTAATTGTATTTTTAAGTGATAATGGAGGAAGATTAGAACATGCTGATAATAGACCAAATAGAGGGCATAAAGGCATGTTGTTTGAAGGTGGAATAAAAGTGCCATTTTTTATATCTTGGCCTAAAGGATTAAAAGAAAATCAAGTTTATAATAACCCAATTTCTTCTTTAGATTTATTTCCTACTTTGTTAAATATTGCTGGAGGAAATTCTGAATTAGAAAACCAACTAGACGGAAAAGATTTAATTCCGTATATCAATAAGACAAATACTGACAAACCACATGAAGCTTTATTTTGGAGATCTTCTGGCGGATTTGAATATGCTGTAAGAAAAGGAAACTATAAATTATATAAAAGCGCTTATAAAGAGAAAACATTATTATTTGACTTAGAAAAAGATCCTAAAGAACGTTATGATATTTCTGATACCAATAGTAATATCATCAAGGAATTAGAAGAAGATTATAAACTTTGGGATTCTAATAATTTAGATCCAGGTTGGTTTGATCCTCATGCAGAAAATGTAATTAAAGAAGAACAAAAACTAAATAAAACAAAAAGAAATTCTTTACACCCAAAACTAAGAAATCAATAA
- a CDS encoding alpha-L-fucosidase: MNKLKKTLIIITSLISCQFILGQDKYEANWESLSQYECPEWFRDAKFGIYTHWGVYSVPKDESDWYGTYMYKEGHPNNKTHKENYGDPKEFGYKDLVPLFKAPKFDADEWADLFVEAGARFAGPAGEHADGFSMWDSKVNEWNSVDKGPKRDIVAEMEKAIRKRGLKYVVSLHHSWLWGWFPTWDESTDCADPNNASLYGEKVPETAWQVGEGQNYYQVNPMPSAAFEKVWLEKVKEVVDGYSPDLLWFDNRVQILSEKVRKEMMAYAYNAADKKEQEFVLTFKRPDFPLGTGTVDLERNRMPKIYPEPWLTDNSISKQKWIWHKDLKCYPTNNLVDDLVDIVSKNGNLLLNVAPHPNGTIPDDQKQRLREMGKWLKLNGEAIYESRPWLIYGEGPTEIKTGHLADMKFDGFGDEDIRFTTRNGQLYAIALGWPESGILSIKSLSSTSYNDKIEKIELIGSESKITFKQTVAALEIQLPKNKPCKHAFVFRIN, encoded by the coding sequence ATGAACAAATTAAAGAAAACATTAATTATAATTACTTCATTGATTAGCTGTCAATTTATTTTAGGGCAAGATAAATATGAAGCCAATTGGGAATCACTTTCACAATATGAATGCCCGGAGTGGTTTAGGGATGCTAAATTTGGAATTTACACGCATTGGGGAGTATATTCAGTTCCTAAAGATGAGTCAGACTGGTACGGAACATATATGTATAAAGAAGGCCATCCAAACAACAAGACTCATAAAGAAAATTATGGGGATCCAAAAGAATTTGGTTACAAAGACTTGGTTCCACTTTTCAAAGCTCCTAAATTTGATGCTGATGAATGGGCTGATTTATTCGTAGAAGCTGGTGCGCGTTTTGCTGGTCCTGCAGGAGAACATGCTGATGGTTTTTCTATGTGGGACTCTAAAGTAAATGAATGGAACTCTGTAGACAAAGGACCGAAACGCGATATTGTTGCCGAAATGGAAAAAGCAATTCGTAAGCGCGGATTGAAATATGTAGTAAGCCTTCACCATTCATGGCTATGGGGTTGGTTTCCAACTTGGGATGAAAGTACCGATTGTGCTGACCCTAATAACGCTTCTTTATATGGAGAAAAGGTTCCTGAAACTGCTTGGCAAGTAGGAGAAGGTCAAAATTATTACCAAGTAAACCCTATGCCAAGTGCAGCATTTGAAAAAGTTTGGTTAGAAAAAGTAAAAGAAGTAGTAGATGGTTATTCACCCGATTTACTTTGGTTTGATAATCGAGTACAAATTCTATCAGAAAAAGTGCGTAAAGAGATGATGGCTTATGCATACAATGCTGCAGATAAAAAAGAACAAGAATTCGTTTTAACTTTTAAACGTCCTGACTTCCCTCTTGGAACTGGTACAGTTGATCTTGAGCGTAATCGTATGCCAAAAATATATCCAGAACCTTGGTTGACCGATAATTCTATTTCAAAACAAAAATGGATTTGGCATAAAGATTTAAAATGCTATCCAACAAACAATTTGGTAGACGATTTGGTAGATATTGTAAGTAAAAACGGTAACCTTTTACTAAATGTTGCACCACATCCTAACGGAACTATTCCTGATGACCAAAAGCAACGTTTAAGAGAAATGGGGAAATGGCTGAAACTTAATGGTGAAGCTATTTATGAAAGTAGACCTTGGCTTATTTATGGTGAAGGTCCAACTGAAATAAAAACAGGACATTTAGCAGATATGAAATTTGATGGTTTTGGTGATGAAGATATTCGTTTTACTACTCGTAATGGGCAATTGTACGCCATTGCTTTAGGATGGCCAGAATCTGGAATTCTTTCCATAAAATCCTTGAGTTCTACTAGTTATAATGATAAAATAGAAAAGATTGAATTAATTGGCTCTGAATCTAAAATTACTTTTAAGCAAACGGTAGCTGCATTGGAAATTCAACTACCAAAAAACAAACCTTGTAAACACGCTTTTGTTTTTAGAATAAATTAA